The following proteins are co-located in the Myxococcus fulvus genome:
- a CDS encoding PAS domain-containing sensor histidine kinase: MNPCPMPTSLLLDLLSSRREDIARRWEARAGAAGAKAPRRRVEQLTGSQAWVDSVVELLRRLSVSPEWSGPLALGGRGAEHAREGSDIAAVVREYGLLREVLVEVLEDAGWAPDFEGMRALDRVIDVCIADAVQRHSNERERALRETETKLHDILEHAPAAIYAKDASGRYLFVNRAFEVHGSVRREEAVGRTDYELFSREVADVFTANDRHVLATGRPLESDEHVRRPDGWHTYHSLKFALPGVGGQAHAVCGISTDVTEARLAQKERDEARERLRRVITELPVVLWATDAVGNITLFEGQGLKAMGVEPGTMVGRNTAEVYAGRPELLDAARRAQAGETFSLEMEVGGGWFMAYVSPDLGPDGRVRGVSGVSLDITERRRAEEVLRQSEMRYRLATRATSDVIYDWDLATGRIEWSELALHQFRVASHDAPMDIDWWTLSIHPEDRERVARDMQAVMDQGQSHWHDEYRFRRGDGTWAVVEDRGQVVRDAAGRPLRMVGAMQDVTERRATEEEARRRAEFEQLLIGIVGHDLRNPLSAITMASTTLLRRENLDERQRKVIDRILSSANRATRMLRDVLDFTQARLGGGIPMQPRPLDLHELTRQVLDEVRLAHPERTLELEYGGSGAGLWDADRLAQVITNLVNNAISYSPGHCPVLVRTHGTRDCVALSVHNMGDPIPTELLSHLFEPMKRAERPESRDGRGGLGLGLFIVKHIVDAHGGRLRVRSNARDGTLFMVRLPRVLSAPAHVAAWP; the protein is encoded by the coding sequence ATGAACCCCTGCCCCATGCCCACCAGCCTCCTGCTGGACCTCCTCTCCTCGCGACGGGAGGACATCGCGCGGCGCTGGGAGGCCCGCGCGGGTGCGGCCGGAGCCAAGGCACCGCGCCGACGAGTCGAGCAGCTGACGGGCTCCCAGGCGTGGGTGGACTCGGTGGTGGAGCTGCTGCGGCGGCTCAGCGTCTCGCCCGAGTGGAGCGGCCCCCTGGCCTTGGGAGGGCGCGGCGCGGAGCATGCCCGGGAAGGCTCGGACATCGCCGCGGTGGTGCGCGAGTACGGCCTGCTGCGGGAGGTGCTCGTGGAGGTGCTGGAGGACGCGGGGTGGGCCCCGGACTTCGAGGGCATGCGCGCGCTCGACCGGGTCATCGACGTGTGCATCGCGGACGCGGTCCAGCGCCACTCCAATGAACGGGAGCGGGCGCTGCGCGAGACGGAGACGAAGCTGCACGACATCCTGGAGCACGCGCCCGCCGCCATCTACGCGAAGGACGCCTCGGGGCGCTATCTCTTCGTCAACCGCGCCTTCGAGGTCCACGGCAGCGTGCGCAGGGAAGAGGCGGTGGGGCGCACCGATTACGAGCTGTTCTCCCGCGAGGTGGCGGACGTGTTCACCGCCAATGACCGGCACGTCCTCGCGACGGGCCGGCCCCTGGAGTCCGACGAGCACGTGCGGCGCCCGGACGGCTGGCACACCTATCACTCGCTCAAGTTCGCCCTGCCCGGCGTGGGCGGACAGGCGCATGCGGTGTGCGGCATCTCCACGGACGTCACCGAGGCGCGCCTGGCGCAGAAGGAGCGCGACGAAGCCCGGGAGCGGCTGCGCCGGGTCATCACCGAGCTGCCCGTCGTGCTGTGGGCCACCGACGCCGTGGGCAACATCACCCTCTTCGAGGGGCAGGGCCTGAAGGCCATGGGCGTGGAGCCCGGCACCATGGTGGGACGCAACACCGCGGAGGTGTACGCGGGCCGGCCGGAGCTGCTCGACGCCGCGCGCCGCGCGCAGGCGGGCGAGACGTTCTCCCTGGAGATGGAGGTCGGCGGCGGGTGGTTCATGGCCTACGTCTCACCGGACCTGGGCCCGGACGGACGGGTGCGCGGCGTGTCGGGCGTGTCCCTGGACATCACCGAGCGCCGCCGCGCCGAGGAGGTCTTGCGCCAGTCGGAGATGCGCTACCGGCTGGCCACGCGCGCCACCAGCGACGTCATCTACGACTGGGACCTGGCCACCGGCCGCATCGAGTGGAGCGAGCTGGCCCTGCACCAGTTCCGCGTGGCGTCCCACGACGCGCCCATGGACATCGACTGGTGGACCCTCAGCATCCACCCCGAGGACCGCGAGCGCGTCGCCCGGGACATGCAGGCCGTCATGGACCAGGGCCAGTCGCACTGGCACGACGAGTACCGCTTCCGTCGCGGCGACGGCACCTGGGCCGTCGTCGAGGACCGGGGCCAGGTGGTGCGCGACGCGGCCGGCCGGCCCCTGCGCATGGTGGGCGCCATGCAGGACGTCACCGAGCGGCGCGCCACGGAGGAGGAGGCCCGACGCCGCGCCGAGTTCGAGCAGCTGCTCATCGGCATCGTCGGCCACGATTTGCGCAACCCCCTGTCCGCCATCACCATGGCGTCCACCACGCTCCTGCGGCGCGAGAACCTGGACGAGCGCCAGCGCAAGGTCATCGACCGCATCCTCTCCAGCGCCAATCGCGCCACGCGCATGCTGCGCGACGTGCTGGACTTCACCCAGGCCCGGCTGGGCGGGGGCATCCCCATGCAGCCCCGTCCGCTGGATTTGCACGAGCTGACGCGGCAGGTGCTGGACGAGGTGCGGCTCGCGCACCCCGAGCGCACGCTGGAGCTCGAGTACGGCGGCAGCGGCGCGGGCCTGTGGGACGCGGACCGGCTGGCCCAGGTCATCACCAACCTGGTGAACAACGCCATCAGCTACAGCCCCGGCCACTGCCCGGTGCTGGTGCGCACCCATGGCACGCGCGACTGCGTGGCGCTCAGCGTGCACAACATGGGCGACCCGATTCCCACCGAGCTGCTGTCGCATCTGTTCGAGCCCATGAAGCGCGCCGAGCGCCCCGAGTCGAGGGACGGCCGCGGCGGCCTGGGCCTGGGCCTCTTCATCGTGAAGCACATCGTCGATGCCCACGGGGGCCGGCTGCGCGTGCGCTCCAACGCGCGCGACGGCACCCTCTTCATGGTGCGCCTGCCGCGCGTGCTCTCCGCCCCGGCCCATGTGGCCGCGTGGCCCTGA